The genomic DNA GGGACATGGGCCGCGCCGGTCGCGCGCAGGCCAACCTGGGCCTCTATGCGCAGGGTGTCGATGATCCCGACACCTCGAGCAATGCTGGCACGCTGGACGAGTATGACCGCTACCGCTTCATGCAGCCGCACGGGGCGATCACCCGTGGCGGCTCCGACCTCGCCTCTGTGGAGTCGGTGACCGTCAACTACACCAACAACCTCGACCGGGTGGAAGTGATCCGCAACGACGGGCTGATCGACGGTCTGGACCCCAGCCAGGCCATGCTGTCAGGCCAACTCGTGGCGCGTTTCGACAGCCTGACCCTGTTCAACCAGGCAATCGCGGGCAGCTCTGCCGCCTTCACCTTCGCCTATGAGCGGGGGACCGGACAAAGCCTGACCCTGTCGGTGCCTCGGGTGTTCCTCTCTCGGCCCAAAAAGCCAATCGAGGGGCCGCAAGGCGTGCGCGCGACCTTCGACTGGAAAGCCGCGCTGCAGGCCGATGGCAATCCGATGGCCACCATTGCCCTTATCAACGCCGTGGAGAGTTACTGATGCTACGTCTTTCATTGAAACGCGATCCCGAGTGGATCGACCTTGGCTTCGGGGTGGAACTTGAGGTTCTGCCCTACTCCACAACCTTGACTGAGAGCGTGCGTACCGCCTACCGCAAGCGGCTCGACGAGGCCGGGATCTCGCTGGCGATCGAGGAAGGGGACGATGAGGATTTCGGGATGCGCCGCTTCTACTGGTCGCTCTGCGTGGCGGAAGCTGCAGTGGTGGCTTGGCGCGGCGTGGGCGACGAGGCGGGAGAAGAGGCAGCCCTTAATCCTGAGGGTTTACAGGCGCTCTTCGAGGTACCCGAGATCTACAGCGCCTGGCAAAAGCACTACATGCTGGCCCATATGGAGACCCTCCTGGAGGGAAACGTCTCACCGCCCTCGCGCGATGGCACTTCGCCGAGCACGGGGGCGGAGAATACTGCGCCGGATGCACCGGGCACTGCGACACCTGCCCCTACCGGCTGAACCAACCAAAAACCCTCGATGGGCGGCAGGTCTGGGATCTAGCACTCCGCCTCGGCCACCAGTTGCGCACCACGGGCGGGATGGCCCCGCGGATCCTCGGGTATGACCTGACCGCCGCCCTCGCCATGGCCGATGCGCTCGGCCTCAACCGCCTCGCGGTGACCGAATTTCTGCCGCAGATCGAGCGGGAAATGGTCGCTGCCCTCAACGATACTGAAAGCCCCGGAGACGACGAATGGCAAAGCAAGTCTCAGTCCGACTGACGACCGATGGCGGCGACCGCGTGCGCGCCGTGTTCCTCGGCATCGGGGAGGAAGGAAAGAAGGCCTTCGGCAAGATCGACCAGGGAGCCAAGAGTGCTTCGGCCTCCGCTTCGGTCTTCGAGAAAGCAACGCTGGGCAGCCAGAAGCAGGTTGATGCCCTCAAGGCATCTATCGACCCGACCTTCCGTGCTCAGCAGCAGTTTGCCCGCGCGCAAGAATTGGTGAACCGTGCCGTGGAAAATGGTGCGATCTCCCAGAGGCAGGCCGCCGAGTTGCTGCAGCAGACGCGGGCCGCCTACAGTGGCGCCGCTGACGGTATGCAGGCGCTCGATCGCTCCACGCGGTCGGCGAACCCAGGTCTCCGCAACGTCAGCCTGCAGCTAAGTCAAGTCGCCCAGCAGGGCGCGGCGACCGGCGACTATGTAAGGGCACTGGCAATCCAGTTGCCCGACATGGCGATTGGATTAGGGACGGTGGGTATTCTGGCCGGTGTTGCTGTTGGTGCACTTGTTCCCTTTGTTGCGGCCCTCTTCGATGGGGGCGATGCGGCGGAGGCACTTGATGATCAGCTCAAGGCGCTTGGCGAAAGTATCTCCGCCATAAGCGAGGCTCAGAGCGCGGCCAGCGCGTCGGCGGCCGAGATGCAGAACGCCTATGGCCGCCTCACCGACGAGGCGAAGGCGATCTTCGAGATCAACCGCCAGATCGCATCGATCCGGGCAGAAGACGCCCTGCAGGGCGTTGCGCGAGGCATTGCTGATCAGCTGGGTGCAGGCAGCGCGCTTGACCTTTTGCCGGAACAGTTTCGCGATTTGACACTGACGATCGCCGAGCTCGAACTGCAGGCGGAGACTGCCTACGATGCGCTTGCCGCCGATCTGGGCGACAACCCGGAGCGGCTGCGTGAACTTGAGTCCGCTTTCGTCAGCGTGACCGAAGAGCTTGGCAACGTTCAGAACGCCGCGAAGAACCTCGACAAGCTCAGTGAGGCCCTTGGTGTCTCGGAGGAAGAGGCGCGCGAGGTGCTCGCCCGCTTCGCCGAGATCGGACAGGCCAATGGTGCGCAGGCGCAGGCCGAAGCGATGGCCCGGCTCACGACCTACATTTTCGAGGTCTCGAACGGGCTTGAGGGTGCGTCGGATTGGGGCGTAGCGCTCTACGACGGCTTGCGGGACGGCACCGTTCAGGCTCTGGAGCTCGCCAAGATCGACATCGCCTCCGGCATCGCCGCCGCCGCGAGCACCGCCGCGCAGCTGGCCAATAACCTCGGTATCAGTGTTGCCAATGCTTCGAAGATCCTCGCGATGGGGGGGGGATCGTCCGATCCGGTGATACTCGACCCGCGAGATCCTCGTTATGACCCGGTTAAAGCCGAGATGGTTCGCTTGCGCGAAGATGCGGGATCCGTATCGCCGTTCGATCCGTCTCGGGCGCCCAAGGTAAAAAACGCCCGCGGCGGCGGTGGGGGCGCCTCCGCCTCTCAGAAGGCGATGAACGACCAGCTTCGCGATGCAGAGCGCATTTTTGAGGCCACGCGGACGGCACAGGAGAAGTACAATGCCGAGCTGCGCCACGCCAAGGACCTACTCGACGCAGGGGCAATCAGTACCGAGACCTTTACCCGTTACCAGGCCCAGCTGAGCGAGCAGTTGGAGAAAGATGCCGGCGGCTTCGACTATCTCACGAACGGCATCGATGGCGTGTCCGAGGCGATGGCACGCACTCTCGTGTATGGGGACGATCTGCGCGAAGGTCTTCGCGCTGTCTGGCAAGGCATCGCCTTCGACATCCTGAATAGCGCGATCCGCGATGCGCTGAAGTCGGTCTTCGACATGTCGGGGTTCGGCGGGAGCAGCAGCTGGTTCGGAAAGATCGTCGGATCTGTCTTCAGCTTCGACGGCGGCGGCCACACCGGATATGGCCCGCGCAGCGGCGGCCTCGATGGCAAGGGCGGTTACCTGGCGATGGTGCACCCACGGGAGCGCGTCATCGACGAGACGCGGGCCCAGCAGGAAGGCGGCGCATCCGTGGTGCAGGTGGCCCTGTCGGAAGGCTTGGTGGGGCAGATCCTGCAGCAAGCCGCCGGCCAGTCGGTCCAGATCGTCGGTGGAGCTCTACAGGCTGAGCGGAGCACCCTGAATGCGCGCCTCCAGCAAGTCGGCGCGCGCGGCACCTCGGTGAGCTGATGCAGCGCGACATCATCACGGTGCCGCGCAGCCTGATGCTGGCGCTCGACATGACCTGGGATATCGACTGGCGGCAGCAGTCCAACTCGGCCTCGCTTGCCGATGTGTCGCAGACCGTAGTGAATGCGTTCCCGAGATGGGTCGGGACGCCCAGCCTTCGCCTGCGCCGCGAGCAGATTCTCACGTGGCGGGCGTTGCGCGCCGAGGCGCAGGGGATGAAGAACCTCTACAGGCTCGATATCGTCGATCCGCTCGGCTTCGACGCGCTGGAATTTGGGGTGCAGGCGTCTGTCGGCATCCCGCACTCGACCGGCCCGCTGTTCTCCACCGGGATGGGCTATGCCGCCGTCGCGGTCTGCTTGAACGTCGGGGCGGCCTCTCAGGGGGCCACCACGCTGCGCATTGATGTCTCCCCCGTGGGGGGCCGCGCGCCGAAGCAGGGGCAGATCCTGAGCCATGCCGATTGGCCATTCCTGGTGACCTCCGTCGTGGATGCCGGAACGGATCTCTACGACGTCACGATCCGGATGCCCTTGCGAGCTGCGATCCCGGATGGCGCCGAGATCCACATGCAGGCCCAGGGCCTTTTCGAAATCGTCGAGCCGCAGATGGGCGTGCTCAACTACGGGCGCAATCACATCGCGCTGCCATCTTTCTCCTTCCGTGAGGTGCTGAACCGATGACCCTGTCAGACGCGCAGTGGAACCCGCGGGACCAGGTGGTCGGGATCCTCGACCTGGTGAACATCAACACGCCCGACGGCGACTTCGGCTTCATGATCGGCACCGATGGTGCCTTCACCGACATCAACGGCAAAACGTGGGTTGGCTCTGCAATGCTGCAGGTCGGCCGGCTCCAGTCGGCGATCGACGGCGTCTCTCCCTCCGGATCTCTCGACATGGCTTTCTTCCAGGATCCCGACCAGGGCGAACTCATCGCCGAGATCAAGGAGCTTGGGCTTGACTATCTGAATGGCCGCGAGGCGACCTTCTACTGGCAGCCGCTGGCCTCCGTCGAGGAGCTTTATGCCCCGGTGTTGCCGCCCCAGCTCTGGCTGACACGGATCATGCGACGGGTGACCTATGCGATGACCGGCCCTCTCGATCGCCGGATGTCGCTTGGGGTCGAGTCCTGGGCCGAGAGCCGGCGCTCCGCGAGGCGGATCACGCTCAGCACCGAAGGGCATGGCATCCTGATTGGGGAGGCGAACCCTTCGTTGGAGTTCATGCCGACCAGCAATTTCCAAGAGCAGAGGCTGTTCGGATGAACGCGCCGGATCCGCGCCCTGTGGCGCCCCACATTGCAGAGATGCATCGCTGGGCGGCGACACCGCATGTCTGGGGTCAGAGCGATTGCATGCTGGTGCTGGCGGACTGGATCCAGCAGGTCCACGGCCTGGATCCGGCGGCCGATGTGCGCGGAACCTATTGGGATGCTCTGAGCTGTCAGCAGGTGACCGGCTTCATGCGAGACCCGATGTCGGTCGCGGTCCGGTATGCCGAGGAAAACGCGGGGCTTAGTCGAGGCAATGATCTTCGGGTCGGCGATGTGGGCCTGCTGCGCCTTGCCGATGAGCCCCGCTGGGCGGTTGGCGGCATGTTCCTGGGATCAGCCTGGGGCTTCAAGGGGCTGAGCGGCGCGGCCACGAGATTGCCTCAACTGGTGCAGGTCGAAGCCTTCTGGAGTGTCGGCTATGAAGTGTAGCACCCGCGCGGCCGTACTGGCGCTCACGTTCACCACCGCTATCGTGCCGCCGAAGACGGCGACTGCCGCCCCGGTGGCGGCGTTTTTCTCGGGTGTGGTGGCTGCCATCTCCGGTGCCGGCTTCTTCTCTGGAGCCTACCTGAGCGGCGCTTACTTCCTGGGCTACAGCGCAACGACGGCGATCGCGGGTTCCCTGGTCGGACGTGTCCTCCTGTCGGTCGGGTTGAACTATCTGGTCACCGCCTTGACCCGGCCAAACTTCGAGGCCCCCCGTCCCTCGGCTCGCATGGCCAACTATGCGCAGCCGGTGGTCTATGCGGAGTGGTGCTTTGGGCGGGTGCGCAAGGGCGGGCCGCTTGGCTTCACCGGCGCGGCCAAGAACGATGATATCGTGACCGGCCGAAGTGGCTGGAAGCGCCATTATAGCCCGATCCTCGCGGCGCACCCGATTTCCGGCATCGTTCAGCATTACCTCGACGAACGTTTGGTCGAAGTTGATGCGGATGGCACCGTAACTACGGAGCCGATGGACGGCTATTATCGGATCCGGCCCTTCTATGGCGCGAGCGACCAAGTCGCCGATGCCGAACTGGTGAATGCCTTCGACGAAATCACTTCAGCCCACGACTTCAAGGGGCTTTCCGGTGCGCACATCTGGGCCCGGCGGCCGCCGGCGGAAGACTTCACCGAGATCTACCCTAATGGCCGCGAGGGGGCATACACGCCTGTTTTTGACGGCCACAGCCAGATCTATGATCCCCGCGACGACACCACGGGATTCACCCGAAACGCCGCGCTAATCCTTGCTTACTGGCTGGGAGAGCTGATGGGGCAACCCCTCTTCGACGGGATCGCCGATGAAGCCGACGTCTGCGATCAGATCGTCACTGACCGCGATGGAGAGACCCAGCCGCGCTGGCGCATCGACGGTACGATCAGTGATGACATGGACTTTGAGGCGCAGCGCGCCCAGCTGGCCGCGGCATGCGATGCCTTCATCTTCGAGGGGCCGGACGGCAAGGTCGGCTTC from Oceanicola sp. D3 includes the following:
- a CDS encoding phage tail tube protein; protein product: MARAQGARALLAAAFESTYGTSPASGFFKLPYLAGNDIDASQELLDADLLGFGRDPLEPDLDVLNAEGSLVVPMDTESFGVWLKATFGAPTTTGAGPYTHTFATGNWSLPSLSLERQFPEVPSFEMIKGVMVNTMSWDMGRAGRAQANLGLYAQGVDDPDTSSNAGTLDEYDRYRFMQPHGAITRGGSDLASVESVTVNYTNNLDRVEVIRNDGLIDGLDPSQAMLSGQLVARFDSLTLFNQAIAGSSAAFTFAYERGTGQSLTLSVPRVFLSRPKKPIEGPQGVRATFDWKAALQADGNPMATIALINAVESY